In the Pedobacter cryoconitis genome, CACTGTGTGTTATATTTTGAAAGTGTCCCGGTTATGATTCAGGTAGGGATCTGTTTTCATGAAACATGAAATTATTTTTTGCATTGCCGTAGCAAGTCTTAATAATTGATGCGATTTTTTTTGCATGATGGTGAATAAAGAAATGGTTACCTTCAAGCACTGCTGAATCAAATTCCGAGGTTGTAAAACGACCCCAATTATTAATTTCAGCTACTCTATCTTCCTGGCTCCCCATTATTGCAAAAATTGGAAGGTTAATTGGCAGATGAAATTCAAGCTCATTATTTTCTGCAATTTCAAAATCTGCCCTCAGTATAGGTTCGAAATAATTAAAGAATTCAGGATTACTAATAATTTCATCAGGGACACCCCCAAGTTTTTCAAGTTCAGTAATAAACTGATCTTTTTCCATCGTATGTCGCATTACATTAGTATTACGTTTAGTTGTTGGCCCTATATTGCCACTAACAATAATTGCCAACGGTGGCGTACCTTTATTTTCGAGCATACTTGCTACTTTTAAGGTTAAATAGGCCCCCATACTGTGTCCGTAGATAAGAAAATCTGGTGATTCCAGTTTTCCCGACAATTGAGAAAAAATATCGTAAGAAGCAGTTTCAAAATCTTTAATTAATTTTTCATTCATTCGTCCTCCTCTGCCTGGCAACTCTAGTACTTCTACTTCAAAAACACCTAATAATGGTTTTATAAATTCAAAGGAATAACGATTCCCACCAGCGAAGTGTAACATGAACAATTGTGTTTTTTTCATATTTTAAAGAATTAGTATCAATCTGATACAGTATAATTAATTGCTCCTAAAACCCAATTCTCTAAAAGACATTATGTCTTCTTCTTTCAAATAACCTTCATCCATTTTAAAAAGCTTACTCCCATATCCATAATATTTATCATCATGTGTAATCGCAATAATGGTAAATCCTGCTTCGTTCAATAAAGGCAATATTATAGTATAAAATTTCTTTCTGAAATATGGATCCTGATCTGCAGCCCATTCATCTAATACCAATATCGGTTTGTTTTCCATCAGGCACACTACAAGAGCAAGTCTTTTTCGTTGTCCTGCAGAAAGATCAACTGTAGATAAACATCGTTCATGCAAGGTTACTTTATCCTCAATTTCAAATAAGGCCAGATAGTAATCCCATTTACCGAGATCTAGTTTCTCTGATCCTAAAATTTCATCAAACAGGTAGAAATTACTAAAAACAACTGAAAAATAACGCTTGAACAAAGGATAGTTTTGAGCTTGCAACAGATGGTTATTTAATCTTATTTCCCCAGCCGTTGGAGGGCACAAGCCTAACAGCGTATGAATAAATGTTGTCTTCCCGCTTCCATTCCCTCCATAAATGAAAATGGTTTCCTGCCGTTTGATACTCAAATTTATTGGCCCAATATTAAAGAATGAATGTTCGCCTTTATATTCAAATTCAAGATCATTAACAGTCAATTCTTCGAACGAGCCTCCAAATTCAGAATTGCTCACCTGATTCATCACTACATTTACACCTTCTAATTCTTTTCTAAGGTTCATCAGTTGATCGGCAGCAACCTTTGCCCGCATAAGAGAAGGCAACTGCACCATGATGGATTCGATAGAGCCTAAAAGATATAACAATGAAAAAATAAAGGTCACTACGTTTGCCGGCTTAATCTCTAGTAAAAAACTAAAAATCAGGAGTACAGACGAGATTAGAATATAAAACAATATCTGACCAGTCATTTGGTTATTTATAAATCCGGTTCCTGCAGATAAACTATGCTTAAATGATTCTTCTGCATTTGTACTAATCCTATCATTGTAAATAAACTCCCCTTTCTTTGTATCCATAAATATTTCTTTAAACCCGTTCAAAATATCATTCAGATTATTCTGGAATTTATTTTCCATTTTGCGGCTTTTCTCCAAACTTTTCATATTAGCTTTTGAAGAATAATAATAGACAGCAATGCCTAACATGGCTACAAAAAAAGTGATCAGAAATAAAACAAAGGAAATAGAGGCGAGATATGCAAAACAGGACACTGCTAGTATTACTGATATTGAAAAATCAATGACACTTAATGAGGCATT is a window encoding:
- a CDS encoding cyclic peptide export ABC transporter, whose translation is MKQLLKLVLPIIGRAGAVKYILLGIVTGLCSFLFINQVTKVIGLMIGGSLTVISRDYIIIFASIILIYVWARRTLSLTSISISLKISWSLRKQILKLVINANYYQLSGRITHIQTAILNDVGALTNASLSVIDFSISVILAVSCFAYLASISFVLFLITFFVAMLGIAVYYYSSKANMKSLEKSRKMENKFQNNLNDILNGFKEIFMDTKKGEFIYNDRISTNAEESFKHSLSAGTGFINNQMTGQILFYILISSVLLIFSFLLEIKPANVVTFIFSLLYLLGSIESIMVQLPSLMRAKVAADQLMNLRKELEGVNVVMNQVSNSEFGGSFEELTVNDLEFEYKGEHSFFNIGPINLSIKRQETIFIYGGNGSGKTTFIHTLLGLCPPTAGEIRLNNHLLQAQNYPLFKRYFSVVFSNFYLFDEILGSEKLDLGKWDYYLALFEIEDKVTLHERCLSTVDLSAGQRKRLALVVCLMENKPILVLDEWAADQDPYFRKKFYTIILPLLNEAGFTIIAITHDDKYYGYGSKLFKMDEGYLKEEDIMSFRELGFRSN
- a CDS encoding thioesterase II family protein — encoded protein: MKKTQLFMLHFAGGNRYSFEFIKPLLGVFEVEVLELPGRGGRMNEKLIKDFETASYDIFSQLSGKLESPDFLIYGHSMGAYLTLKVASMLENKGTPPLAIIVSGNIGPTTKRNTNVMRHTMEKDQFITELEKLGGVPDEIISNPEFFNYFEPILRADFEIAENNELEFHLPINLPIFAIMGSQEDRVAEINNWGRFTTSEFDSAVLEGNHFFIHHHAKKIASIIKTCYGNAKNNFMFHENRSLPES